From the genome of Apodemus sylvaticus chromosome 3, mApoSyl1.1, whole genome shotgun sequence, one region includes:
- the LOC127680074 gene encoding olfactory receptor 2A12-like produces the protein MIPGQNQSWVSEFILLGFSSDPMTNSILFIAFLLIYLSSVLGNGLIIMLVFLDTQLHTPMYFFLCMLSLLDMGYVTTTMPQMLVHLLAHSQTISFAGCWLQMYVFGALAITECTLFVVMAYDRYVAICYPLRYTVILNWGLCIQLASGSWICGFFSSLLNTFFTMSLPYCGPNRVNHYFCEGPSVRTLACMDTHLIEMVDLVLSVFVVIVPISLIVASYIRIAKAILKIKSTQGRCKAFSTCASHLTVVTFFCIPATYTYLRPKSRYSPERDKQNSLFYTAFTPLLNPVVYSLRNKDIKRAFLKVMVYCRWTGGPGW, from the coding sequence ATGATCCCAGGGCAGAACCAAAGTTGGGTGTCTGAGTTCATCCTGCTTGGCTTCTCCAGTGACCCCATGACCAACAGCATCCTCTTCATTGCCTTCCTTCTCATCTACCTGAGCTCAGTCCTGGGCAACGGGCTCATCATCATGCTGGTCTTCCTGGACACACAACTGcacactcccatgtacttcttcctctgtATGCTCTCCCTGTTGGATATGGGCTATGTCACCACCACCATGCCCCAGATGTTGGTGCATCTTCTTGCTCACTCTCAGACCATCTCCTTCGCTGGTTGCTGGCTGCAGATGTATGTGTTTGGTGCCCTGGCTATAACTGAGTGCACCTTATTTGTTGTCATGGCTTATGACCGGTATGTAGCCATTTGCTATCCACTGCGTTACACTGTCATACTCAACTGGGGCCTGTGCATACAGTTGGCATCAGGGTCTTGGATCTgtggtttcttttcctctttattgaATACTTTCTTCACCATGAGTCTGCCATATTGTGGGCCCAACAGGGTCAACCACTACTTCTGTGAAGGTCCTTCAGTGCGTACCCTGGCTTGCATGGATACCCACCTCATTGAGATGGTGGACTTGGTCTTGAGTGTTTTTGTGGTCATTGTTCCAATTTCCCTCATTGTGGCCTCCTACATTCGTATTGCCAAGGCGATTCTCAAGATCAAGTCCACCCAGGGGCGCTGCAAGGCTTTCTCTACCTGTGCCTCCCACCTGACTGTGGTCACATTTTTCTGTATTCCAGCCACTTACACCTACTTGAGGCCCAAATCCAGGTACTCTCCTGAGAGAGACAAGCAGAACTCACTCTTTTACACTGCCTTTACACCCTTGCTCAATCCTGTGGTCTACAGTCTTAGAAACAAAGATATTAAgagagcatttcttaaggtgatggTTTATTGCAGGTGGACTGGTGGACCAGGATGGTAA
- the LOC127680357 gene encoding olfactory receptor 2D2-like yields the protein MIPVQNQSWVSEFILIGFSSDPTTNSILFIVFLLIYLSSVLGNGLIIMLVCLDTQLHTPMYFFLCVLSLLDMGYVTTTMPQMLVHLLAHSQTISFTGCWLQMFMFGALGITECTFFVVMAYDRYVAICYPLHYTVILNWGLCIQLTSGTWICGFFSSLVHTFFTMSLPYCGPNRVNHYVCEGPSVRSLACMDTHLIDMLDLVLSVFLVVVPISLIVASYIRIAMAILKIKSTQGRCKTFSTCASHLTVVTFFYIPATYTYMRPNSSYSPEQDKQVSLFYSAFTPLLNPVVYSLRNKDIKRAFLKVMGYGRGTSGP from the coding sequence ATGATTCCGGTGCAGAACCAAAGTTGGGTGTCTGAGTTCATCCTGATCGGCTTCTCCAGTGACCCCACGACCAACAGCATCCTCTTCATTGTCTTCCTTCTCATCTATCTGAGCTCAGTCCTGGGCAACGGGCTCATCATCATGCTGGTCTGCCTGGACACACAGCTGcacactcccatgtacttcttcctctgtgtcctctccCTGTTGGATATGGGCTATGTCACCACCACCATGCCCCAGATGTTGGTGCATCTTCTTGCACACTCTCAGACCATCTCCTTCACTGGCTGCTGGCTGCAGATGTTTATGTTTGGTGCCCTAGGTATAACTGAGTGCACCTTCTTTGTTGTCATGGCTTATGACAGGTATGTGGCCATTTGCTATCCACTGCATTATACTGTGATCCTCAACTGGGGCCTGTGCATACAGTTGACATCAGGGACTTGGAtctgtggtttcttttcttctttagtgCATACTTTCTTCACCATGAGTCTGCCATATTGTGGGCCCAACAGGGTCAACCACTACGTGTGTGAAGGTCCTTCAGTTCGTAGCCTGGCTTGTATGGATACCCACCTCATTGATATGCTGGACTTGGTCTTGAGTGTCTTTTTGGTTGTTGTTCCAATCTCCCTCATTGTGGCCTCTTACATTCGTATTGCCATGGCAATTCTCAAGATCAAGTCCACCCAGGGCCGCTGCAAGACTTTCTCTACCTGTGCCTCCCACCTGACTGTGGTCACATTTTTCTATATTCCAGCCACTTACACCTATATGAGGCCCAACTCAAGCTACTCTCCTGAGCAAGACAAGCAGGTCTCACTCTTTTATAGTGCTTTTACACCATTGCTCAACCCTGTGGTCTACAGTCTGAGAAACAAAGACATCAAGAGGGCATTTCTCAAGGTGATGGGTTATGGCAGGGGAACCAGTGGACCATGA